In the Entelurus aequoreus isolate RoL-2023_Sb linkage group LG21, RoL_Eaeq_v1.1, whole genome shotgun sequence genome, ATGTGACTTTGCTCTTCTCTTATTGGCTGCAAGAATGTAAACAGGAAGAAGGTTTGCCACACGGACTAGTGAGTGCATCGCACCAGAAGATGTGTTAAGTAAGTAACTTTCATCTGGAGcatgttttatactttttttttttttattacaatgtCTGCTGATAATATTCTAGCCCTTTGACTCTCATATAAAACACTTTAGAACAGGTTTGTTGTATtgttattctcaaactgtggcacattagctccatctagtggtaggtGAGAACACTTAAATAAATATGTGGAGTAATGATACCAACACACATTTATTACCCAGATATGTTCCTCACCTCAAACACCACAAGCCAAAATGACCTGTGAGCATATGTTGAGGCATAAAACGTAAAGGTAGCTTGCTGTAGTAAACAATAACCTTCTCTTTCTTACATAAAGCAATGAACATTTTTATATGCCAAGCCAGCTCAAACTCACCATTCTCCTCTGCAAACTGTTTGGCTTCCTCGTACGTGACGTCTCGCTGGGCTTCCAGGTCGGCTTTGTTTCCTATGAGGATGATGACCTGTGGAAGAGAGCAGACAAGGAATGAGTCCCGACTATAAACGATGCCTTTCTTCCTATGGGATGATGCCGACGTTCTTTTACATGGGCTAACAATATCAAACAGGAGGTGGTGTACACAAGTCTGCGTTTGGACTTACAGTATTGGGATTGGTGAGGTTTCTGGCGTCGGTCAACCAGCTGCTGAGGTGGTTGTATGTGCTTCTCCTGAGTGAGAGCACACAAAACGTTTCCATGACGACAGGCTACACTTTTTTAAATCCTGGCCAGACAAGCTTCTCTTGTTTATGTTGAAAGGCACTGCCGTTACATGCAGTATCACCACAATACTCCTCCTCAACTCTTATGACTAGTATGAAACCTGGAtggactttagagtagtcagtgtacagattGTATGAGTATAGATCAGAGCTAggcaaatattttgacacaaggccacattgagagaacaaatgtgtctggggggcctgtgtgtgtataaatgatgtatacacatttagctgtaaaaatctgctgtacagtatgtgtgtttggctccctttttttccaggaacactaataccaaaagtcacaatgtccgatagagttctaaaaaagttatgacagaccacctcaaaaaaacggaatggaattttacgttttttttactgaatgggacacccaaaatgtacattaaaataaagaaagtggaatttacaatattaactatgaacaataaaacactaaatattaactACATATGAACCTCActcttcttttacttctcagaccagctcctcgatagttatatatcttttacaatcaagcaaaacacaacaaaaatgtaacaaactgcaaaatatgaatgcaaagtgtaataaacgcCTACTATATGATATACTGTATTATCACGTataaatctgcttccgcatctgtttctgacacactcgtttcgggctggctgctctgaaaacaaaccccgcccactctgctttgttcctgtctgagctgctgtgacgtcgattaccgtaataactcctatcaCACCCAAAAGCTCCTAtcacacccaaaagcgcagacttcaaccattgaaatactttctatatttcaagacttacggtcatttaaaaacagcactgcacatcataatggcggtgacagttttgatgttaaaggtctaaaacaaTGTATGTAGAACATTCGgcaggccggattgaaaatcttaatgggtcgcatgtggcccgcgggccctattttgcccaggtctggtgtagatgTACTGTTAGTGTCTAAAAACTTAGCAGCAAGATAATTGTCTTATATATAGTCAACTGCGGTGGTGGTAGCttggtctggggctgcacgagtgctgcctgcACTGGGGAATCAGGGGTTCAATGAAGGAAATATGAAATCCAACATGCAATGTGACATTCTGAATCAGAAACAGTGGTTTTTCCAACATGATAGACGGGAGCCCCAAATACACATCCACCTTCTTGATGGAAGAACCAAGCAAGTGACTCCTCAAGACCTCAACCCCATTAAGCAGCTGTGAGGCATCCTCAAGTGGAAGGAAAGATGGAAGTAAGTtacgaaaaaattaaaataaaagaagTTAGGACATTAAAAAGGAAGGACAGACcactgtaaaaagtcagtgttcaaaaacagggaaaaaaaatgctaaattatctgccaatagaacaagaaaatttggcttgtcaagactttccaaaacaagtaaaattagctatccTCAATgaaccaaaataccttaaaataagtatattctcactaataactgtattaatatataagtatgtattttctattgtttcattgaaaataaaactgcaaagtccatttggctgtcatctgttttaatatgagacacaattgtgtcaaagtcatgtttgtttttacatgcttgaaataagaaatgattactttaaaaaagcagttttatacttgtgagtgttgatgacacagctttgcaacacttgatattctagtttcaagcatgttttactcaatataggtcatcaaatctcagtaatataatatcttactgagatcatttaagaccaaaacccttaaaacaagtaaaacactaacataaaatctgcttagtgagaagaattaccttatcagacagaaaataagcaaatatcacccttatttttgatatttaatattacttagatttcagtttttgcagtgcaggcggAAGGAAATTAGGAAAGAAggaagcgacttgtccaggttgtaccccgccttccgcctgaatgcagctgggataggctctagcacccccgcaaccccgagagggacaagcgttagGAAAGTCAAAAATAAGGACGTTAGGATATAAAAAGGAAGGACGGAATGAAGGACGGAAAGAAGAAAGGGGAGAAGGAAGTTGGGAATGAAGAAAGGTATGAAAGAAGGAAGGAGAAAAGAAAGTTGGGGAAAAaatgaaggaaggaaagaaaaaaggAAATACAATAGGAAGAAAATACATTTGGAAATTAGGAAAGAAGGAAGTTAGGAAAAAGGAACAAAGTTAGGAAAGACGGACAGAATGAAGGAAGTTAGGAAGTAAAAAAGGATGGACAGAATGAAATTAGGAAAGAAGAAAGGGGAGAAGGAAGCTGGTAACGAAGAAAGGTAtgaaagaaagaaggaagaaaaagCAAGCTAGGAAAGAAAGTTGGGGAaaaatgaaggaaagaagaaaggaaATACAATTGGAAATAAGGAAGTTAGGAAAGAAGGACTGAATGAATGAAGGAAGAAAAGGATGGTAACATCCAGCATCTCCACTGGTGATGTCATCACAATGACTGCGCCAACAACCTGTGTAGCTGAGATGACCTCCATGCCTAAGAGTACTAAGGCAGTGCTAGATACCAATAGTGCTCACACCAAGGACGGGGAAGTTGACTCCCTTGTGTTGCCAGCTGTATAGACAATAAAAGTAAATCTATCCTGCTGCACAAGCTGTaccctgactactctaaagtgtatCGTTACTGTAGCCTGTTCTCTTTAGAGGAAATAGGAGCGACACATGAGAAGTGGTTATTGGACCTTCCACTGCCATCATGTCATGATTATCAGCATTGGCTTTACATGAGTGAAGCATTCTTCCTTGTGCTTCCATTAGCCAGCAGCTGTGGGCAGTCGCTTTTAACGGCCGTGTAAACAAAGTGTGTTGGTTTTGTCTGAGTTAAGTGCGTTTCGGGGACTTTAGTGGAGTCGGGTGTGGTGTGCCGAGACATTCTTCACGCTGGTGTTTATTGAGCTGATAACCATCTCACACTTTGGCTAAGAAAACCTGACTCATCTGTTCCGAGTCCTGTGACTTTTATTTGAAATAGATTGTTCATACACACCTAGTGATGTCGTACACCATCAGCGCCCCCGCCGCTCCACGGTAGTACGAGCGGGTCACGGCCCGGAAGCGCTCTTGTCCGGCCGTGTCCCAGATCTGAAGCTTGATCTTCTGGCCGCTCACCTCGATTATCCTCGTGCCGAACTCTACGCCGATCGTGTGGGGGCAGTCTGCCATGACTGCGGAGAAGAAGATGACGTTAGTGAAGTTAGCATTAGGCTCATGTCAGTTCCTCCAAGAACTGCCGTGCTTTTTGTGCGATTGTTGCGGCCTAATAAGATGCCTGAATTCAGACGTTTAGAGGCTACGTGCTCTCCCACACATAGTCTGCAGTCTACcatgaacagtgaaaaccgggatacATCCGTAAAAAGAACACATCTCCAACGTGCCAAACGCCATTGAATGTGCACATTTTCCCACTCAAGTCGGTTGCAACCAtgatgaactgcagtcaggttgagacccaagcttccctgagacggtttgtgcagaaattctttggttatgtAAACCAATTGtcgcagcagctgtccgggtggctggtctcagacgatgatggaggtgcacctgcAGGATTTGAAGGTCCTGAGCCAGTGTGGTGACACATGGTCTGTGATTGTGAGGCCATTTGGATGTACtgcaaattctctgaaacgcctttggagacggcttatggtagagaaatgaacattcaattcacaggaaacagctctggtggacattcctggagtcagcatgccaactgcacactCCATCAAAACTTGCGAcacctgtggcattgtgctgtgtgataaaactgcacatttcagagtggtccTTTATGGTGGGCagtctaaggcacacctgtgcaataatcatgctctttaatcagcattttgatatgccacacctgtgaggtgggatggattatcttggcatagaagtgctcactaacaccaatttagacagatttgtgaacaatatttgagacaattaggtcttttgtgtatatagttttagatctttgagttaaaCGTGTGAAAAATGGGTGCAAAAACataagtgttgtgtttatatttttgtcagTGTAAGCATTGCAAATGAGAATCTGCATTTAATCGTTGTACCCTGGGTAAACAAAGGTTAgatacatatataagtacatgtaaactaggaagtgaGTGTTTGTACACTCACTAAActtcattacccagaaggcttagtgcTGTGCAAGGATGTCCAGTAGGCGTCTAATCGGACATTTTAGATGTCCCAAACCCTGACTGCAAAGATCGGCTCAAGTTTGAAAACGTAAGCCCTCGACACAAATCGCTGGAGACGTCGATCATGACAGGACGCACATAAAAGTCTGAAGAACCCATATCGGAAAACAAAATAGAAGTCGGCCATATTGGTTTCCGTAGGCTATTTGTAGGCCGGCAGCAAGGTTTATGGCAGACTGCAACAAACAAGTAGGACTGCATAAAATATTATCAGTGTCtaccttgcccccccccccccccccatacagGACTTATACTGGTCCAGGGTCCGGAAACAGGCAGGTAGCATCACACACTGGTGACAAACTGTTTAAACTCCTCCTTTCCGGCAGGCGTTACAAATCACTACGCCAAAACAACCTGTCGTAAGAACAGTTTCTTCCCACAGGCTAGCAATCTGATGAACACTGTGAAATAACTCTGGAACAATCTGTCACTGTGAACGTACTAACTCCTCTTTTTGCTTTGCTCTATTCACCACTGCACTATTTATTAACCTTCACATATTAGTTATTTAACTACTTGTACATATCTtttgttaatatttattgtttacattgaacaaaTAAGAGCATAGTCtagcaagtcaaattccttgtttaaaacatacttggccaattaaGCTGATTCTGATAAGTAAGTATTAGCTGTGTGGGCACTGTTTGATCAGTAAGGAGTTAATATATTGTTACATTTTCTTACTGATACGTCTACACGAGAAACAAACTTTTGTTTTGTTGAGAGCGCCGCTCTAAACTGATCAGCTAAAATATGCGGGGAAGTCACAGGCATTAAAACAAAGTGGGTATTAGTGGAATTTGCGTAAATTGGCGCTATCGCGTCATTGCAAATTCCCGACGGGAGTGTCGTGTAAGCACGCAGCAGGTGCGTTGAATTAAAGTATCGCTGTCAAAAGGAGGATGCCGTGGCACAGGATTGCAGCATCTGGCGCCTTAATAGCGCCATTGAGCACCACGCGGCTTGAATAGAGGCGGCTGACGCACAGAAAAATAGTCTCTCGCTGCCGACTTCCGCGTGGATGAAAAGAGACAGGAGCGGTGCGAGCACTTACATTTCTTTTCTGTGAATTGGTGCAGCAAACATGACTTCCCTACTCCCATGTCCCCtgtgaagagagagagagaaagatgtCCTTGAATACACAGACAATAACAAACTAGCAACCACCGTCAGAGGCGGATCCAGGGCACATGCCCTTagaacgggggtcagcaacctgtggctctttagtgccgccctagtggctctctggagcattttttaaaaaaagattgcaaatggaaaaagatgggggggggggggggggggggggaacatttttttgtttgaggtcaaacatgacacaaacgttcccaattgttagaaagcccactgtttaatatatttgtgtgtatgcttcactgatgagtattgGTGAACATCATTTTGTTCTACAaatttcggtggttcttgaactcaccatagtgtggactttgacgcaacagtttgtttacatgtaaaatcttccactcctctttgtctcattttgtccaccaaaagtttcatgctgtgcgtgaatgcacaaaggtgcgctttgttgatgttgttgacttgttggagtgctaatcaggcttatttggtcagtgcatgacagtaagctaatcaatgctaacatgctatttaggctagctgtatgtacatattgcatctttatgcctcatttttaggtatatttgagctcatttaatatcctttacttgtatcctctttgtatataatttagttttgcatgtctcattaaacattatctgtatgtaatattggctgcatttcagatagttgtttgtgtgccttgttgttccagaccacagcaaacattagctggcttgccaaagattgtaataaatttattaaaagaagacagcctgtcgtttcttTTAacgtggacacacacatctatacctttggccattaaaagacagtaatttccaggagttatctcagcctcttgagtagcctctgatttactaatggtttctaatgttgtaaaaatgtgtagaataaatattacatttcaacatttctgtcaacgaagatttgcttcagcctgcgacacatagtcattttgatagtaggctaatatagctaattaagACATTTACGTCATGTGCTgctttcattataaaacttatatccagcttttcattttttgcagctccagacagattagttttttgtgtttttggtccaaaatggctcaatgttttgggttgccaacccctgcctTAGGGCCACCACTGACCACAATAATGTGTTACCATGTTGCTATGGATTAATATCTGTATGCATATTCCTATGAAGGCACCAGCTAGCAAATGTGTTTACTTAAAAGGCCTCTGCCTAACTAGTCAGGCAAAGTGCTACGTGATTTGAATACTAGAGGCACTTTATTAATGAGTCATATAAATAACGTAAAAAAGCAAGCAGGGTATATCAGACACGAGTGCACAATCTAGTTCACACTTACCAATAATGATGTATTTAAAAATGTAGGAATAGTTGTATGGTGCGGTGGCCATTGTGGCTCTGAAACAGAGAGAAAACATGTGCAATGTGTTAGCATGATGATTGCAATATGCGACCATTTCTTTTACGTTTGGCTCATTTGTAGCTCGGCAGCACAGTAGTTCCTGGAAGAGGAATTTGTGTTCGCTTAGTGAGCCGGCAGTGACGTAACCATAGGAAATGTGGTATGGGCATGACGACAAACAAGCAAGCAGAGCTGAACACATTGCAAATCAGCTGGTCTGCCAGAAAATAAATAGGAGCAGAAAGGATCATTATTGCTGCCAGCACTCAAGATActctataacaaaaaaaaacaactatcgaCAAAACTGCAGGAGATTTTTGAGAGAAAACTTAAATCCTTTTTTCAACGAGCAACAGGTGCTGCTGTGGGCCACTCCCTTTTCTAAAAGCACTCACAAAAAGAAGAAGGTTCACTTGTAGTATTGGCTTTGCATTTGTTTTTACACCCTTTCTGCAAATGCGTCTTGGCAAATTATGCAGATTTTACAACTACATCACTATCAGCCTCCAAACCACCACCACTAACAGATTGCAGTCTGCTTTGGACCTGGAAAAGAttaatgttttcattgttttgaACGGGAAAAACTGTCCCACAACAAATGTGTTCAAAGTTAGTAGTTGTCATGTAAAAAGTACCACAAAGCGGCCCGCCTCTTTTTACACTTACACTAAACAACACTTAGGAATgaggaatgtacaacaattcttctcaacaaaacggGTAAagtgtaacttaaaacatttgtatgcacgtacaacacttaaaaccttagtatatcagtatgtagaattaaattatggaatggatttagCAAacaactaatatgat is a window encoding:
- the rab14l gene encoding RAB14, member RAS oncogene family, like; this translates as MATAPYNYSYIFKYIIIGDMGVGKSCLLHQFTEKKFMADCPHTIGVEFGTRIIEVSGQKIKLQIWDTAGQERFRAVTRSYYRGAAGALMVYDITRRSTYNHLSSWLTDARNLTNPNTVIILIGNKADLEAQRDVTYEEAKQFAEENGLLFLEASAKTGENVEDAFLEAAKKIYQNIQDGSLDLNAAESGVQHKPSAPQGGRLTSEPQPQREGCGC